One region of Sphingomonas adhaesiva genomic DNA includes:
- a CDS encoding dicarboxylate/amino acid:cation symporter, which produces MIPASPLLHDPAPRPWYRHLYVQVLVAIVAGVLLGHFAPATGEALKPLGDAFIKLVKMIIAPVIFLTIVTGIAGMRDLAAVGRVAAKAFGYFLFFSTLALIVGLVVANVVRPGAGLNIDPATLDAGKVADYAAKAHDSTLTGFLLGVIPDSFLSGLTGGNILQTLFVAILFGIGLAMIGERGARVLHALEDLSLAVFKVVAILMKAAPIGAFGAMAFTIGKYGVGTLANLAALVGTFYLTSLLFVIVVLGAVARLCGFSILKLIAYLKAELLLVLGTSSSESALPSLIEKMERAGCPKSIVGLVVPTGYSFNLDGTNIYMTLAALFIAQACNVELTLGQQLLLLGVAMLSSKGAAGVTGAGFITLAATLSIVPSVPVAGMALILGVDRFMSECRSLTNFIGNAVATVVVSRWEGKLDRAQFDAAMHGQMPLPADDDTAATIHAAIVAERGRAL; this is translated from the coding sequence ATGATCCCAGCCTCCCCTCTGCTCCACGATCCCGCCCCCCGGCCATGGTATCGGCACCTCTACGTCCAGGTGCTGGTCGCGATCGTGGCGGGGGTGCTGCTGGGGCATTTCGCGCCGGCCACGGGGGAGGCGCTGAAGCCTTTGGGCGATGCGTTCATCAAGCTGGTGAAGATGATTATCGCGCCGGTGATCTTCCTGACGATCGTGACCGGGATCGCGGGGATGCGCGACCTGGCCGCGGTGGGGCGCGTCGCGGCCAAGGCGTTCGGCTACTTCCTGTTCTTCTCGACGCTGGCGCTGATCGTCGGGCTGGTCGTCGCCAACGTGGTGCGGCCGGGGGCGGGGCTGAACATCGATCCGGCCACGCTCGATGCGGGCAAGGTCGCGGACTATGCCGCCAAGGCGCACGACAGCACGCTGACCGGCTTCCTGCTGGGGGTCATCCCCGACAGCTTCCTGTCGGGGCTGACCGGGGGCAACATCCTCCAGACGCTGTTCGTCGCGATCCTGTTCGGCATCGGCCTCGCGATGATCGGCGAGCGCGGCGCGCGGGTGCTCCACGCGCTGGAGGACCTGTCGCTGGCGGTGTTCAAGGTGGTGGCGATCCTGATGAAGGCCGCGCCGATCGGCGCGTTCGGCGCGATGGCGTTCACCATCGGCAAGTACGGCGTCGGCACGCTCGCCAACCTCGCCGCGCTGGTCGGCACCTTCTACCTCACCTCGCTGCTGTTCGTGATCGTCGTGCTGGGCGCGGTGGCGCGGTTGTGCGGCTTCTCGATCCTGAAGCTGATCGCCTATCTGAAGGCGGAACTGCTGCTGGTGCTGGGGACGTCCTCGTCGGAAAGCGCGCTGCCGAGCCTGATCGAGAAGATGGAGCGCGCGGGCTGCCCCAAGTCGATCGTCGGGCTGGTGGTGCCGACGGGCTATTCGTTCAACCTGGACGGTACCAACATCTACATGACGCTGGCGGCGCTGTTCATCGCGCAGGCGTGCAACGTCGAGCTGACGCTGGGGCAGCAGCTCTTGCTGCTGGGGGTCGCGATGCTGTCGTCGAAGGGGGCCGCGGGGGTGACCGGCGCGGGGTTCATCACGCTGGCCGCGACGCTGTCGATCGTCCCGAGCGTGCCGGTCGCGGGCATGGCGCTGATCCTGGGCGTCGACCGCTTCATGAGCGAGTGCCGCAGCCTCACCAACTTCATCGGCAATGCGGTGGCCACCGTCGTCGTCTCGCGCTGGGAAGGAAAGCTGGACCGCGCGCAGTTCGATGCGGCGATGCACGGGCAGATGCCGCTCCCCGCCGATGACGACACCGCGGCGACGATCCACGCCGCGATCGTGGCGGAAAGAGGCCGGGCGCTCTGA
- a CDS encoding sulfite exporter TauE/SafE family protein: MLDAWYAIFLLGLMAGAMNALAGGGPILVVAALAALGQPADIASLTSTVALLPGQIASGWYARHSLVPIGPSPVRRTVAAVALLGGAVGAGLLLVTPTAMFGLALPALILFATGLYAWNSRAGGAPAATGAMALGAGAIAVRLAPLAVYGGFYGGGNSFLVLALLARLRVPPRAAAHAKNLLVLLINAAATLIFVASGAVAVGIAVPLGAGALVGGLAGTRLIDRIDPARLRFVVIACGTLLALWIAAREWF, from the coding sequence ATGCTCGACGCATGGTATGCGATCTTCCTGCTGGGGCTCATGGCCGGGGCGATGAACGCGCTGGCAGGGGGCGGTCCGATCCTGGTCGTCGCCGCACTAGCCGCGCTGGGACAGCCGGCGGATATCGCCAGCCTGACCTCGACCGTCGCCTTGCTGCCGGGGCAGATCGCGAGCGGTTGGTATGCGCGGCACAGCCTCGTCCCGATCGGTCCGTCACCCGTGCGGCGGACCGTCGCGGCGGTCGCGCTGCTGGGGGGCGCGGTCGGGGCGGGATTGCTGCTCGTCACGCCGACCGCGATGTTCGGGCTGGCGCTGCCGGCGCTCATCCTCTTCGCCACCGGGCTCTACGCGTGGAACAGCCGGGCCGGGGGAGCGCCCGCGGCAACGGGCGCCATGGCGCTCGGCGCGGGCGCGATCGCGGTCCGGCTCGCCCCGCTGGCGGTCTATGGCGGCTTCTACGGCGGCGGGAACAGCTTCCTGGTGCTGGCGCTGCTCGCCAGGCTGCGCGTCCCGCCGCGCGCGGCGGCGCATGCGAAGAACCTGCTGGTGCTGCTCATCAACGCGGCCGCGACGCTGATCTTCGTCGCCTCGGGCGCGGTGGCGGTCGGGATCGCGGTGCCGCTGGGCGCGGGCGCGCTGGTGGGCGGGCTGGCGGGCACGCGGCTGATCGACCGCATCGATCCGGCCCGCCTGCGCTTCGTCGTCATCGCGTGCGGCACCTTGCTGGCGCTGTGGATCGCCGCGCGCGAGTGGTTCTAG
- the rpiA gene encoding ribose-5-phosphate isomerase RpiA, producing MSDDDKRLAAEAAMAEVCDGMLVGLGTGSTVAFAIAALIRARRRIETVATSEDSAAKARRGGLTVRDFANVSRVDLTIDGADEIDPHLRAIKGAGGALLREKIVAAASDRMIVIADGSKRVAALGVAKLPVEVLPFARTFASMRLAALGATVERRGGPTDNGNIILDAHFGAIADPAALALAIAEVPGVLGHGLFLDEVDAAYIAEKGVVTRLERGRASG from the coding sequence ATGAGCGATGACGACAAACGGCTGGCGGCCGAAGCCGCGATGGCGGAAGTATGCGACGGGATGCTCGTCGGGCTGGGTACCGGCTCGACCGTCGCCTTCGCGATCGCAGCCCTCATCCGCGCCCGCCGGCGGATCGAGACGGTCGCTACCAGCGAGGACAGCGCCGCGAAGGCGCGCCGCGGCGGGCTGACGGTGCGCGACTTCGCGAACGTATCGCGGGTCGATCTGACCATCGACGGCGCGGACGAGATCGACCCGCACCTGCGCGCGATCAAGGGGGCGGGTGGTGCCCTTCTGCGCGAGAAGATCGTCGCCGCCGCCTCCGATCGCATGATCGTCATCGCCGATGGGTCGAAGCGTGTCGCGGCGCTGGGCGTCGCGAAGCTGCCGGTGGAGGTCCTGCCCTTCGCGCGCACCTTCGCGTCCATGCGTCTTGCCGCGCTCGGGGCGACGGTCGAGAGGCGCGGCGGCCCGACCGACAACGGCAACATCATCCTCGACGCGCATTTCGGCGCGATCGCCGACCCCGCGGCGCTGGCGCTGGCCATCGCGGAGGTCCCGGGCGTGCTGGGCCACGGCCTGTTCCTCGACGAGGTGGATGCCGCCTATATCGCCGAAAAGGGCGTCGTTACGCGGCTGGAACGCGGGCGCGCGAGCGGTTAA
- the tkt gene encoding transketolase: MTDTATPPAGVHEDGSAERLQIDTIRTLSMDAVQKANSGHPGTPMALAPVGWTVWTQFLRYDPAHADWPNRDRFVLSVGHASMLLYSLLHLAGVEEIDKDGRKSGNAAVSLEDIRQFRQLGSKTPGHPEYRHTTGVETTTGPLGAGCGNSVGMAIAERWLAARYNRPGFTLFDHDVYTLCGDGDMMEGVSAEAASMAGHLKLSNLCWIYDANQISIEGATDLAFDEDVGKRFQAYGWNVIHVDDANDVEALKRALQAFRDENERPTFIVVHSVIGWGSPRAGSEKAHGEPLGAENVAKTKEAYGWPVDQDFFVPDGVKEAFTAAVRDRGAKARDEWVATFDRYRSEHPDLAAELDLMLKDELPEGWDSEIPTFDADEKGVASRDAGGKVLNAIVKKVPWLLGGSADLAPSTKTDIRGAASFEAGNYGGSNLHFGVREHAMGAVVNGMALSHLRSYGSTFLVFLDYMRAPVRLSALMEIGAVWVYTHDSIGVGEDGPTHQPIEHLATMRAIPGLDTIRPCDANEVAEAWRAVMQDASTPAALVLSRQALPTLDRSKYAPASGLAKGGYVLAGGEETPDVILIATGSEVSLAVQAYEKLIAEGVKARVVSLPSWYRYELQDAAYKESVLPKAVRARVAIEMAGELGWDRYVGTDGATITMSTFGASAPIAKLQDKYGFTVDNVVKVAKEVMA, encoded by the coding sequence ATGACCGATACCGCCACCCCGCCCGCCGGCGTTCACGAGGACGGCAGCGCCGAGCGGCTCCAGATCGACACGATCCGTACCCTGTCGATGGACGCGGTGCAGAAGGCCAATTCGGGCCACCCCGGCACGCCGATGGCGCTGGCCCCGGTCGGCTGGACGGTGTGGACGCAGTTCCTGCGCTACGACCCCGCACATGCCGACTGGCCCAATCGCGATCGTTTCGTGCTGTCGGTCGGCCATGCCTCGATGCTGCTCTACAGCCTGTTGCATCTGGCCGGGGTCGAGGAGATCGACAAGGACGGCCGGAAGTCCGGCAATGCCGCGGTCAGCCTGGAGGACATCCGCCAGTTCCGACAGCTTGGCTCGAAGACCCCGGGCCACCCAGAATATCGCCACACCACGGGCGTCGAAACCACGACCGGCCCGCTGGGCGCCGGCTGCGGCAATTCGGTCGGCATGGCGATCGCCGAGCGCTGGCTGGCGGCACGCTACAACCGGCCCGGCTTCACGCTGTTCGACCACGACGTCTATACGCTGTGCGGCGACGGCGACATGATGGAGGGCGTCTCCGCCGAGGCCGCCAGCATGGCCGGCCACCTGAAGCTCAGCAACCTGTGCTGGATCTACGACGCCAACCAGATCTCGATCGAGGGGGCGACCGATCTCGCCTTCGACGAGGACGTGGGCAAGCGCTTCCAGGCTTATGGCTGGAACGTCATCCACGTCGACGACGCCAACGACGTCGAGGCGCTCAAGCGTGCGCTCCAGGCGTTCCGTGACGAGAACGAGCGTCCGACCTTCATCGTCGTCCACTCGGTCATCGGCTGGGGCAGCCCGCGCGCGGGCAGCGAGAAGGCGCATGGCGAGCCGCTGGGGGCGGAGAATGTCGCCAAGACCAAGGAAGCCTATGGCTGGCCGGTCGATCAGGACTTCTTCGTGCCCGATGGCGTGAAGGAAGCCTTCACCGCCGCCGTGCGCGATCGCGGTGCCAAGGCGCGCGACGAATGGGTCGCCACCTTCGATCGTTATCGCAGCGAGCATCCCGACCTCGCCGCCGAGCTCGACCTGATGCTCAAGGATGAGCTGCCCGAGGGCTGGGACAGCGAGATCCCGACCTTCGACGCGGACGAGAAGGGCGTGGCCAGCCGCGATGCGGGCGGCAAGGTGCTCAACGCCATCGTCAAGAAGGTGCCGTGGCTGCTCGGCGGCTCGGCCGACCTCGCCCCGTCGACCAAGACCGACATCAGGGGTGCCGCGTCGTTCGAGGCGGGCAATTACGGCGGCAGCAACCTCCATTTCGGCGTGCGCGAACATGCGATGGGCGCGGTGGTCAACGGCATGGCGCTGTCGCACCTGCGCAGCTACGGCTCCACCTTCCTCGTCTTCCTCGACTATATGCGCGCGCCGGTACGGCTGTCCGCGCTGATGGAGATCGGCGCGGTCTGGGTCTATACGCACGATTCGATCGGCGTGGGCGAGGACGGCCCTACCCACCAGCCGATCGAGCATCTCGCCACGATGCGCGCGATCCCGGGGCTCGACACGATCCGCCCGTGCGACGCGAACGAGGTGGCGGAGGCATGGCGCGCGGTGATGCAGGATGCCTCCACCCCCGCCGCACTGGTGCTGTCGCGCCAGGCGCTGCCGACGCTCGATCGCTCCAAATATGCGCCCGCCTCGGGGCTGGCCAAGGGTGGCTATGTCCTTGCCGGCGGCGAGGAAACGCCCGACGTCATCCTGATCGCGACCGGCTCGGAAGTGTCGCTGGCGGTACAGGCCTATGAGAAGCTGATTGCGGAGGGTGTGAAGGCGCGCGTCGTATCGCTGCCCAGCTGGTACCGCTACGAGCTGCAGGACGCCGCCTACAAGGAAAGCGTTTTGCCGAAGGCGGTGCGCGCGCGCGTCGCGATCGAAATGGCGGGCGAGCTCGGCTGGGACCGCTATGTCGGCACCGACGGCGCGACGATCACCATGTCGACCTTCGGCGCGTCGGCCCCGATCGCCAAATTGCAGGACAAGTACGGCTTCACGGTCGATAACGTCGTGAAGGTCGCGAAAGAGGTGATGGCATGA
- the tal gene encoding transaldolase, translating into MSRLQDLGNAGTAVWLDFVDRKFLNEGGLQKLVDDDGLTGVTSNPTIFEKAMGSGDAYDEGFAAFDKAHPGATAMERYEAQAIQDIQAACDTLLPVYEKLDAADGYVSLEVSPYLALKGPETAEEAERLWKAVDRPNLMIKIPGTDDGVRAIRDTIAKGINVNVTLLFSIDAYKKVAMAYVEGLEERVSKDLPIDRIASVASFFISRIDGKIDEAIDAGKGGDEAKPLKGKVAIANAKVAYAWYEEFIASDRWQKLAAKGARPQRLLWASTGTKNPDYPDTLYVDTLIGPDTVNTMPPKTMDAFRDHGTVARTLTADVDDARHVLAEAERLGLDLDGVTTTLVEEGVASFSKSFDDLLKVIEAKRPK; encoded by the coding sequence ATGAGCAGGCTCCAGGATCTCGGCAACGCCGGCACCGCGGTGTGGCTCGACTTCGTCGACCGCAAGTTCCTGAACGAAGGTGGCTTGCAGAAGCTGGTCGACGACGACGGCCTGACCGGCGTGACGTCCAACCCGACCATCTTCGAAAAGGCGATGGGATCGGGTGACGCCTATGACGAGGGTTTCGCCGCCTTCGACAAGGCGCACCCGGGCGCGACCGCGATGGAGCGCTACGAGGCGCAGGCGATCCAGGATATCCAGGCCGCGTGCGACACGCTGTTGCCGGTCTACGAGAAGCTGGACGCCGCCGATGGCTATGTCAGCCTGGAGGTGTCGCCCTATCTCGCGCTCAAGGGCCCGGAGACGGCCGAGGAGGCCGAACGGCTGTGGAAGGCGGTCGACCGGCCCAACCTGATGATTAAAATTCCCGGCACCGACGACGGCGTGCGTGCGATCCGCGACACGATCGCCAAGGGGATCAACGTCAACGTCACGCTCCTGTTCTCGATCGATGCCTATAAGAAGGTGGCGATGGCCTATGTCGAGGGGCTGGAGGAGCGCGTCTCGAAGGACCTGCCGATCGACCGTATCGCCAGCGTCGCCAGCTTCTTCATCAGCCGCATCGACGGCAAGATCGACGAAGCGATCGATGCCGGCAAGGGCGGTGACGAAGCGAAGCCGCTGAAGGGCAAGGTCGCGATCGCCAATGCCAAGGTCGCCTATGCCTGGTACGAGGAGTTCATCGCCTCCGACCGCTGGCAGAAGCTGGCCGCGAAGGGCGCCCGCCCGCAGCGGCTGCTGTGGGCATCGACCGGCACGAAGAACCCCGACTATCCCGACACGCTCTATGTCGATACGCTGATCGGCCCCGACACGGTCAACACCATGCCGCCCAAGACGATGGACGCCTTTCGCGACCATGGCACCGTGGCACGGACGCTCACCGCGGATGTCGACGATGCGCGGCACGTGCTGGCGGAGGCGGAACGGCTGGGCCTCGACCTCGACGGCGTCACGACGACGCTGGTCGAAGAGGGTGTGGCGAGCTTTTCCAAGTCGTTCGACGACCTGCTCAAGGTGATCGAGGCGAAGCGGCCGAAGTAA
- a CDS encoding NAD-dependent epimerase/dehydratase family protein — translation MATLVTGMAGFIGMAVAERLLARGERVIGVDSFNDYYDPQLKEDRLAHLARQFGERTVCHRIDFADMEALNSAVAGEEIDRIIHLGAQAGVRYSLQNPHAYVRSNLMGHVNVLEMARHRGVRHLVYASSSSVYGGNTQLPFRVEDRVDHPVSLYAATKRADELMSETYAHLYRLPQTGLRFFTVYGPWGRPDMAPWLFTDAILGGRPIKVFGEGRMSRDFTYIDDIVSGVVAAHDHPPADDGAIKAGGSAGPHRVYNIGNNRAEELGRFIAVLEAACGRTAVRDYQPMQPGDVRATYADIDAIQRDLGYAPTTPIDVGLPAFVEWFRGYKAI, via the coding sequence ATGGCCACCCTCGTCACCGGCATGGCCGGGTTCATCGGCATGGCGGTGGCCGAGCGGCTGCTGGCGCGCGGCGAGCGCGTGATCGGGGTCGATTCGTTCAACGATTATTACGACCCGCAGCTGAAGGAGGATCGCCTCGCGCATCTGGCGCGGCAGTTCGGCGAGCGCACGGTGTGCCACCGCATCGACTTTGCCGACATGGAGGCGCTGAATTCGGCGGTCGCGGGCGAGGAGATCGACCGCATCATCCATCTCGGCGCGCAGGCCGGGGTGCGCTATTCGCTGCAAAACCCGCATGCCTATGTGCGCTCCAACCTGATGGGGCATGTCAACGTGCTGGAAATGGCACGTCATCGCGGCGTGCGGCACCTGGTCTATGCCTCTTCGTCGTCGGTCTATGGCGGCAATACGCAGCTACCGTTCCGGGTCGAGGACCGCGTCGATCATCCCGTCTCGCTCTATGCCGCGACGAAGCGCGCGGACGAGCTGATGAGCGAGACCTATGCGCATCTCTATCGCCTGCCGCAGACGGGGCTGCGCTTCTTCACCGTCTATGGCCCGTGGGGGCGGCCCGACATGGCGCCGTGGCTGTTCACCGACGCGATCCTGGGCGGGCGCCCGATCAAGGTGTTCGGCGAGGGGCGGATGAGCCGCGACTTCACCTATATCGACGATATCGTCAGCGGCGTGGTCGCCGCGCACGACCATCCGCCGGCGGACGACGGCGCGATCAAGGCCGGCGGCAGCGCCGGCCCGCACCGCGTCTATAACATCGGCAACAATCGCGCCGAGGAACTGGGGCGGTTCATCGCGGTGCTGGAGGCGGCGTGCGGTCGTACGGCGGTAAGGGATTACCAGCCGATGCAGCCCGGCGACGTGCGTGCGACCTATGCCGACATCGACGCGATCCAGCGCGACCTGGGCTATGCGCCGACGACGCCGATCGACGTGGGGCTGCCCGCGTTCGTGGAATGGTTCCGGGGGTACAAGGCCATCTGA
- a CDS encoding UDP-glucose dehydrogenase family protein — translation MKITMIGSGYVGLVSGACFSDFGHDVTCVDKDAGKIDALKAGRMPIYEPGLAALVAANVEAGRLTFTTDLTGAVAGADAIFIAVGTPSRRGDGHADLSYVFAATQEIAAAITGPTVIVTKSTVPVGTGDKVEAILREAGHDAGAVAVVSNPEFLREGAAIGDFKRPDRIVIGTEDDRARGVMREVYRPLYLNESPILFTARRTAELIKYAANAFLATKITFINEIADLCEAVGANVQDVSRGIGLDNRIGSKFLHAGPGYGGSCFPKDTLALLKTGEDFEAPVRIVEAVVKVNDARKRAMGRKVLHALNADGIEGAKGKTVAVLGLTFKPDTDDMRDAPSLAIVQALQDAGVAVRAFDPEGVEAARALMPDITYCRDAYDAATGADAVVIVTEWNVFRALDLKRLAGLMTQPVMVDLRNIYSLAEVERAGFAYTGVGR, via the coding sequence ATGAAGATCACGATGATCGGCTCGGGCTATGTCGGCCTCGTCTCCGGCGCCTGCTTCTCCGATTTCGGACACGACGTGACCTGCGTCGACAAGGATGCCGGCAAGATCGACGCGTTGAAGGCGGGGCGGATGCCGATCTACGAGCCCGGGCTCGCCGCGCTGGTCGCCGCCAACGTCGAGGCCGGGCGGCTGACCTTCACCACCGACCTGACCGGCGCCGTCGCGGGCGCGGACGCGATCTTCATCGCGGTGGGCACGCCGTCGCGCCGCGGCGACGGCCATGCGGACCTCTCCTACGTCTTCGCCGCGACGCAGGAGATCGCCGCCGCGATCACCGGGCCGACCGTGATCGTCACCAAATCCACCGTTCCCGTCGGCACCGGCGACAAGGTGGAGGCGATCCTGCGCGAGGCGGGGCATGACGCCGGCGCGGTCGCGGTGGTGTCGAACCCCGAATTCCTGCGCGAAGGCGCCGCGATCGGCGACTTCAAGCGGCCCGACCGCATCGTCATCGGGACCGAAGACGACCGTGCGCGCGGCGTGATGCGCGAGGTGTATCGCCCGCTCTACCTCAACGAGAGCCCGATCCTGTTCACCGCGCGGCGCACCGCGGAGCTCATCAAATATGCCGCCAACGCGTTCCTCGCGACCAAGATCACGTTCATCAACGAGATCGCGGACCTGTGCGAGGCGGTGGGCGCGAACGTGCAGGATGTCAGCCGCGGCATCGGCCTCGACAATCGCATCGGCTCGAAATTCCTCCACGCCGGGCCGGGTTATGGCGGATCGTGCTTCCCCAAGGACACGCTGGCGCTGCTGAAGACGGGCGAGGATTTCGAGGCGCCGGTGCGGATCGTCGAGGCGGTGGTGAAGGTCAACGACGCGCGCAAGCGCGCGATGGGGCGCAAGGTGCTCCACGCGCTGAACGCAGACGGTATCGAAGGAGCGAAGGGGAAGACGGTCGCGGTGCTCGGCCTCACCTTCAAGCCCGATACCGACGACATGCGCGATGCGCCCAGCCTCGCGATCGTCCAGGCGCTGCAGGACGCGGGGGTCGCGGTGCGCGCCTTCGATCCCGAGGGCGTGGAGGCGGCGCGCGCGCTGATGCCCGACATCACCTATTGCCGCGACGCCTATGACGCGGCGACCGGGGCGGATGCGGTAGTGATCGTCACCGAGTGGAACGTGTTCCGCGCGCTCGACCTGAAGCGGCTGGCCGGGCTGATGACGCAGCCGGTGATGGTCGACCTGCGCAACATCTACTCGCTGGCCGAGGTGGAGCGCGCAGGGTTCGCGTATACGGGTGTGGGGCGGTAG
- a CDS encoding acyl-CoA thioesterase: MTFARSFTAQAADIDELGHVNNAVWVRWIQDLAVAHWAAVAPPEQQAAFVWVVTRHEIDYRGNVAEGETVTGETWVPEAPRGARFDRHFRFTGRDGRVRVEGVTTWALLDRATGRLLRVRPEIAAPFLG; encoded by the coding sequence ATGACCTTCGCCCGCTCCTTCACCGCGCAGGCCGCGGACATCGACGAACTGGGCCACGTCAACAATGCGGTATGGGTGCGCTGGATCCAGGATCTGGCGGTCGCGCACTGGGCCGCGGTCGCGCCGCCGGAGCAGCAGGCGGCGTTCGTGTGGGTCGTGACGCGGCACGAGATCGACTATCGCGGCAATGTGGCGGAGGGCGAGACGGTGACGGGCGAAACCTGGGTACCCGAGGCGCCGCGCGGTGCCCGGTTCGACCGGCATTTCCGCTTCACCGGGCGCGACGGGCGGGTGCGGGTGGAGGGCGTCACCACCTGGGCGCTGCTCGATCGCGCCACCGGGCGACTGCTGCGCGTGCGGCCGGAGATCGCGGCACCCTTCCTCGGGTGA
- a CDS encoding DedA family protein — MTIEAIVAKYGLAALFAGAALEGEAAVIAGGVLAHHGLFPLWAAMLAAATGSFGADQAWFFAGRRMRDHRWVAAARAKPAFARAMAMLARRPIAFIFAFRFIYGFRTISPIAIGTAGVSPRLFAIVNAASAVTWGVIFCSIGYWFGHAFEAVIGRLAEDHRLWWVVGGLVATGIAAALAHRHRSRTA, encoded by the coding sequence ATGACCATCGAAGCCATCGTCGCCAAATACGGGCTCGCCGCGCTGTTCGCCGGCGCGGCACTGGAGGGTGAGGCTGCGGTCATCGCGGGCGGCGTCCTCGCGCATCACGGGCTGTTCCCCTTGTGGGCGGCGATGCTGGCGGCGGCGACGGGGTCGTTCGGCGCGGATCAGGCGTGGTTCTTTGCGGGGCGGCGGATGCGCGACCATCGCTGGGTCGCCGCGGCCCGCGCCAAGCCGGCCTTCGCCCGCGCGATGGCGATGCTGGCGCGGCGGCCGATCGCGTTCATCTTCGCCTTCCGGTTCATCTACGGCTTTCGCACGATCAGCCCGATCGCGATCGGCACCGCGGGCGTGTCGCCGCGGCTGTTCGCGATCGTAAACGCGGCATCGGCCGTCACCTGGGGCGTGATCTTCTGTTCGATCGGCTATTGGTTCGGTCATGCGTTCGAGGCGGTGATCGGGCGGTTGGCGGAGGATCATCGCTTGTGGTGGGTGGTCGGCGGGCTGGTCGCGACCGGGATCGCCGCTGCGCTCGCCCATCGCCATCGGAGCCGAACCGCATGA